One Mycolicibacterium goodii genomic region harbors:
- a CDS encoding MCE family protein, whose amino-acid sequence MSIKGTLLKLGVFSLVLLTFTALIFVVFGQIRFNRTTEYSAIFENVSGLRSGQFVRAAGVEVGKVSSVNLINGGEQAEVKFSVERSLPLFQETTAAIRYQDLIGNRYLELKRGDSDQILPPGSTIPVERTEPALDLDALVGGFRPLFRSLEPEKVNTIATSLITIFQGQGGTINDILDQTAQLTASIADRDQAIGEVIKNLNTVLDTTVKHQKQFDETLVNFETLITGLKNRADPIATSVADISDAAGSLADLLSDNRPLLKDTIGYLDVIQTPLVEQKDQINDILVQMPQALKIIGRAGGIYGDFFNFYACDLTLKLNGLQPGGPVRTVRVTTQPSGRCTPK is encoded by the coding sequence ATGAGCATCAAAGGAACCCTTCTCAAGCTCGGAGTCTTCTCACTGGTTCTGCTGACGTTCACGGCGCTGATCTTCGTGGTGTTCGGGCAGATCCGGTTCAACCGGACCACCGAGTACTCGGCGATCTTCGAGAACGTCAGTGGTTTGCGCAGTGGGCAGTTCGTCCGGGCGGCGGGTGTCGAGGTCGGCAAGGTCTCCAGCGTGAACCTGATCAACGGCGGCGAGCAGGCCGAGGTCAAGTTCTCTGTCGAGCGGTCACTGCCCCTGTTCCAGGAGACCACCGCGGCCATCCGTTACCAGGACCTCATCGGCAACCGGTACCTCGAGCTCAAGCGCGGTGACTCCGACCAGATCCTGCCGCCGGGCAGCACGATCCCGGTCGAACGGACCGAGCCCGCACTGGATCTCGATGCGCTCGTCGGCGGGTTCCGTCCGCTGTTCCGGTCGCTGGAACCCGAGAAGGTCAACACGATCGCCACGTCCTTGATCACGATCTTCCAGGGGCAGGGCGGCACCATCAACGACATCCTCGATCAGACCGCCCAATTGACCGCGTCGATCGCCGACCGGGATCAGGCCATCGGTGAGGTCATCAAGAACCTCAACACCGTGCTGGACACCACGGTCAAGCACCAGAAGCAGTTCGACGAGACGTTGGTGAACTTCGAGACGCTCATCACCGGTCTGAAGAACCGTGCCGATCCGATCGCGACGTCGGTCGCCGACATCAGCGACGCCGCCGGATCTCTGGCCGACCTGCTGTCCGACAATCGGCCGCTGCTGAAGGACACCATCGGCTACCTCGATGTCATCCAGACGCCGTTGGTGGAGCAGAAGGACCAGATCAACGACATCCTGGTGCAGATGCCCCAGGCGCTGAAGATCATCGGCCGGGCCGGTGGCATCTACGGCGACTTCTTCAACTTCTACGCCTGCGACCTGACCTTGAAGCTCAACGGCCTTCAGCCGGGAGGACCGGTCCGGACCGTCCGGGTGACCACGCAACCGTCGGGTAGGTGCACGCCGAAATGA
- a CDS encoding GntR family transcriptional regulator, which translates to MNTPVKTAAPSRRGVRREQLSDEVAAHLRAEIMTGALRPGTFIRLDETAAALGVSITPVREALRTLRGEGMVQLEPHRGHVVVPMTRTDVEDIFWLQATIARELAATTVTRITDEQIDDLERLNTELEAAVGRADPEEISAAEFAFHRAFNHASGRIKLAWFLLHVARYLPALIYSTDPDWGQEAVAGHRLLIEALRRRDAQLVIDLNGAQFTDGARRLIARLEEIGMWA; encoded by the coding sequence GTGAACACGCCCGTCAAGACCGCCGCGCCGTCGCGCCGCGGTGTGCGTCGCGAACAGCTCTCCGACGAGGTGGCGGCCCACCTGCGAGCCGAGATCATGACCGGCGCGCTGCGCCCGGGCACGTTCATCAGGCTCGACGAGACCGCGGCCGCGCTCGGCGTCAGCATCACACCCGTTCGGGAAGCGCTGCGAACCCTGCGGGGCGAAGGCATGGTGCAGCTCGAACCGCACCGCGGCCACGTCGTCGTACCGATGACCCGCACCGACGTCGAGGACATCTTCTGGCTTCAGGCCACGATCGCCCGTGAACTCGCCGCCACGACGGTCACGCGGATCACCGATGAGCAGATCGACGACCTCGAGCGCCTCAACACCGAACTCGAGGCCGCCGTCGGGCGCGCCGACCCCGAGGAGATCTCGGCAGCCGAGTTCGCGTTCCACCGCGCGTTCAACCACGCGAGCGGACGCATCAAGCTCGCATGGTTCCTGCTGCACGTCGCGCGGTACCTACCCGCGCTGATCTACTCGACCGACCCCGATTGGGGGCAGGAGGCGGTGGCCGGCCACCGGTTGCTCATCGAGGCGCTGCGACGCCGCGACGCGCAGCTCGTCATAGACCTCAACGGCGCACAGTTCACCGACGGGGCACGACGGCTGATCGCGCGCCTCGAGGAGATCGGCATGTGGGCCTAG
- a CDS encoding MlaE family ABC transporter permease: MSTTQVLRSRFPRAFSRTADIAATPARFLDSMGHVAWFVVQAIVHVPHAFRHYRRESLRLVAEIGMGTGAMAVIGGTVAIIGFVTLSAGSLIAIQGFASLGNIGVEAFTGFFAALANIRVVAPVVTGQALAATVGAGATAELGAMRISEEVDALEVMGIKSISYLVSTRIMAGAIVIIPLYAMAILLSFMSAQLVTTIFYSQSVGTYEHYFHTFLRVDDVMWSFLEVIIMSVVVMLNHCYFGYFASGGAVGVGEAVGRSMRTSLIAIVLVVLLASLALYGTDPNFNLTV, translated from the coding sequence ATGAGTACTACACAGGTGCTGCGCTCGCGGTTCCCGCGTGCGTTCTCGCGTACGGCCGACATCGCCGCGACCCCGGCACGGTTCCTCGACAGCATGGGCCACGTCGCGTGGTTCGTCGTCCAGGCGATCGTGCATGTGCCGCACGCGTTCCGGCATTACCGCCGTGAATCGTTGCGCCTGGTCGCCGAGATCGGCATGGGTACCGGCGCGATGGCTGTCATCGGGGGCACCGTCGCGATCATCGGCTTCGTCACCTTGTCCGCGGGGTCGCTGATCGCCATCCAGGGTTTCGCCTCGCTCGGCAACATCGGTGTCGAGGCGTTCACCGGCTTCTTCGCGGCGCTGGCCAACATCCGCGTCGTCGCACCCGTCGTCACGGGCCAGGCACTCGCCGCGACCGTCGGGGCAGGCGCCACGGCCGAACTCGGCGCCATGCGCATCAGCGAAGAGGTCGACGCGCTCGAAGTCATGGGCATCAAGTCGATTTCGTACCTGGTGTCCACGCGCATCATGGCCGGTGCGATCGTCATCATCCCGCTGTACGCCATGGCGATCCTGCTGTCGTTCATGTCCGCCCAGCTGGTCACCACGATCTTCTACTCGCAGTCGGTCGGCACGTACGAGCACTACTTCCACACGTTCCTGCGCGTCGACGACGTGATGTGGTCGTTCCTCGAGGTGATCATCATGTCGGTGGTGGTCATGCTGAACCATTGCTACTTCGGCTATTTCGCCAGCGGCGGTGCCGTCGGCGTGGGTGAGGCCGTGGGGAGGTCGATGCGTACTTCGCTGATCGCGATCGTGCTGGTGGTCCTGTTGGCATCGTTGGCGCTCTACGGCACCGACCCGAACTTCAACCTCACGGTGTAG
- a CDS encoding MCE family protein, producing MTEPPAPHAPLNKPKTPPYKLAGLVLGLVGVLVLALTWMQFRGAFEDKVQLTVMSGRAGLSMDPGSKVTFNGVPIGRLAAIDVVEVDNNPEARLTLDVDPKYLDLIPANATAELRATTVFGNKYIAFTAPEHPSAERLSAATPVYAQGVTTEFNTLFETITAISEQVDPIKLNETLTAAAQALDGLGDKFGRSIVDGNAILADVNPRMPQIRRDITGLANLGEVYADAAPDLFDGLTNAVTTARTLNDQRGNLDQALVAAVGFGNTGGDIFERGGPYLVRGAQDLLPTSALLDEYSPALFCTIRNYHDAAPKLAGALGGNGYSLLTNSLVVGVGNPYVYPDNLPRVNAKGGPEGRPGCWQPITRDLWPFPYLVMDTGASIAPYNHFELGQPMFTEYVWGRQVGENTINP from the coding sequence ATGACCGAGCCTCCCGCGCCGCACGCCCCGCTGAACAAGCCGAAGACCCCGCCGTACAAACTGGCCGGTCTGGTCCTCGGTCTTGTCGGTGTCCTGGTTCTCGCGCTCACCTGGATGCAGTTCCGCGGTGCCTTTGAGGACAAGGTCCAGCTCACGGTCATGTCGGGCCGTGCCGGTCTGTCCATGGACCCGGGTTCGAAGGTCACGTTCAACGGTGTGCCGATCGGCCGGCTGGCCGCGATCGACGTGGTCGAGGTCGACAACAATCCCGAGGCCAGGCTGACGCTCGACGTCGACCCGAAATACCTCGACCTGATCCCGGCCAACGCGACCGCCGAGTTGCGGGCCACCACGGTGTTCGGCAACAAGTACATCGCGTTCACCGCGCCGGAGCATCCCTCCGCCGAACGATTGTCTGCGGCGACCCCGGTCTACGCCCAGGGCGTGACGACGGAGTTCAACACGCTGTTCGAGACCATCACCGCGATCTCCGAGCAGGTCGACCCGATCAAGCTCAACGAGACGCTGACGGCCGCCGCGCAGGCTCTCGACGGGCTCGGCGACAAATTCGGCCGTTCCATCGTGGACGGCAACGCGATCCTGGCCGACGTCAATCCGCGCATGCCGCAGATCCGCCGCGACATCACCGGTCTGGCGAACCTCGGCGAGGTGTACGCCGATGCCGCACCGGATCTGTTCGACGGGCTGACCAACGCGGTCACGACCGCACGCACCCTCAACGACCAGCGCGGGAACCTCGATCAGGCGCTCGTGGCGGCCGTCGGCTTCGGCAACACCGGCGGCGACATCTTCGAGCGCGGCGGGCCGTATCTGGTGCGCGGGGCACAGGACCTGCTGCCCACGTCGGCGCTGCTGGACGAGTACAGCCCGGCGCTGTTCTGCACGATCCGCAACTATCACGATGCGGCGCCGAAACTGGCCGGTGCCCTTGGCGGCAACGGCTATTCGCTGCTGACCAACTCGCTCGTGGTCGGCGTCGGCAACCCGTACGTGTACCCGGACAACCTGCCGCGGGTGAATGCCAAGGGCGGTCCGGAAGGCCGGCCCGGCTGCTGGCAGCCGATCACCCGTGACCTGTGGCCTTTCCCGTATCTCGTGATGGACACCGGTGCCTCGATCGCGCCCTACAACCACTTCGAACTCGGTCAGCCGATGTTCACGGAGTACGTCTGGGGCCGCCAAGTGGGGGAGAACACGATCAACCCATGA
- a CDS encoding SRPBCC family protein gives MPLVSKTVEVAASAETITSIVSDFEAYPQWNPEIKGCWILARYNDGRPSQLRLDVEIQGQSGVFITAVYYPADNQIFTMLQQGDHFTKQEQRFSIVPLGPDTTLLQVDLDVEVKLPVPGPMVKKLAGDTLEHLAKALEGRVEQLTQS, from the coding sequence ATGCCGCTTGTGAGCAAGACTGTCGAGGTCGCAGCCTCCGCCGAGACGATCACATCGATCGTTTCGGACTTCGAGGCCTACCCACAATGGAACCCGGAGATCAAGGGGTGCTGGATACTCGCCCGGTACAACGACGGACGACCCAGCCAGTTGCGGCTCGACGTCGAGATCCAGGGACAGTCGGGCGTGTTCATCACCGCCGTGTACTACCCGGCCGACAACCAGATCTTCACGATGCTGCAGCAGGGCGATCACTTCACCAAGCAGGAGCAGCGGTTCTCGATCGTGCCGCTCGGACCCGACACCACGCTGCTGCAGGTCGATCTCGACGTCGAGGTCAAGCTCCCGGTCCCGGGTCCGATGGTCAAGAAGCTCGCGGGGGACACTCTCGAACATCTCGCCAAGGCCCTCGAAGGACGTGTCGAGCAGCTCACCCAGAGCTAG
- a CDS encoding alcohol dehydrogenase catalytic domain-containing protein → MKIRGAVLERIGAPRPYAESRPLTISELDLAEPGPDELLVRIESAGLCHSDLSVVDGNRVRPVPMLLGHEAAGVVETPAADLAAGQRVVMTFLPRCGSCPACATDGLTPCGPGSVANGAGTLMNGDIRLHRDGEPVYHHLGVSGFATHAVVDRRSIVPVPADVPATVAALLGCAVLTGGGAVLNVGKPKPGQTVVIVGLGGVGMAAALTALAHDDVHVVGVDQLSDKLARARELGVHETFTPEQAADLRGEVVIEAAGHPAALETAIALTGPGGRTVTVGLPRPDARITVSPLGFVAEGRSLIGSYLGSAVPARDIPRFVELWRAGRLPVESLVSSTITLDGINAGMDELAEGRAVRQVIEFA, encoded by the coding sequence ATGAAGATCCGCGGAGCCGTCCTCGAACGCATCGGTGCACCCCGTCCCTACGCCGAATCCCGGCCACTGACCATCTCCGAGCTGGACCTGGCCGAGCCGGGTCCCGACGAACTGCTGGTGCGGATCGAATCCGCGGGGTTGTGTCACTCGGATCTGTCCGTCGTGGACGGCAACCGCGTGCGTCCGGTGCCGATGCTGTTGGGGCATGAGGCCGCGGGCGTCGTGGAGACGCCCGCCGCGGACCTTGCGGCCGGCCAGCGCGTGGTGATGACGTTCCTGCCCCGTTGCGGGTCCTGCCCGGCGTGCGCCACCGACGGACTGACCCCGTGCGGACCCGGATCGGTTGCCAACGGGGCGGGCACGCTGATGAACGGTGACATCCGGCTGCACCGAGACGGCGAACCGGTGTACCACCACCTGGGCGTGTCCGGGTTCGCGACACACGCCGTGGTGGACCGCCGTTCGATCGTCCCGGTGCCCGCCGACGTGCCCGCCACGGTCGCCGCGCTGCTGGGCTGCGCGGTGCTGACGGGCGGCGGCGCGGTGCTCAACGTCGGCAAGCCGAAGCCCGGGCAGACCGTCGTGATCGTCGGCCTCGGCGGCGTCGGGATGGCCGCCGCGCTTACCGCACTGGCCCACGACGACGTCCACGTCGTCGGCGTCGACCAGTTGTCCGACAAGTTGGCTCGCGCGCGCGAACTCGGTGTGCACGAGACATTCACGCCGGAGCAGGCCGCCGATCTGCGGGGCGAGGTGGTGATCGAAGCCGCGGGGCATCCCGCCGCGCTGGAGACCGCGATCGCGCTCACCGGCCCGGGAGGCCGGACCGTCACCGTGGGGCTTCCGCGGCCGGACGCACGGATCACGGTGTCCCCGTTGGGTTTCGTCGCGGAAGGCCGCTCGCTGATCGGCAGTTATCTGGGCTCGGCGGTGCCGGCTCGCGACATTCCGCGCTTCGTCGAATTGTGGCGCGCCGGGCGCCTGCCGGTGGAATCGCTGGTGTCCTCGACGATCACGCTCGATGGCATCAACGCCGGGATGGACGAGCTCGC
- a CDS encoding acyl-CoA thioesterase: MTGRDEPTPTSREFPVHWPVGTRWTDNDMFGHLNNAVYYELFDTAINAWINTSCDVDPVTAPWLGVVAESGCRYFAELTFPSALVVGLSVSRLGTTSVTYRLALFEQGAPNAPVAAVGHWVHVYVDRDSRRPVPIPARVRDLLATATRP; the protein is encoded by the coding sequence ATGACCGGTCGCGACGAACCCACACCCACCAGCCGTGAATTCCCCGTGCACTGGCCGGTGGGCACGCGGTGGACCGACAACGACATGTTCGGCCATCTCAACAACGCCGTGTACTACGAGCTGTTCGACACCGCGATCAATGCGTGGATCAACACGAGCTGTGACGTCGACCCGGTCACCGCACCGTGGCTCGGCGTCGTCGCCGAATCGGGCTGTCGTTACTTCGCGGAGCTGACGTTTCCGAGTGCACTGGTCGTGGGTCTGTCGGTGAGCCGGCTGGGCACCACCAGCGTCACCTACCGGCTGGCGCTGTTCGAGCAGGGCGCACCGAACGCGCCGGTCGCGGCCGTCGGGCACTGGGTGCACGTCTACGTCGACCGGGACTCGCGCCGCCCGGTCCCGATCCCGGCCCGCGTCCGGGACCTGCTGGCTACGGCCACACGTCCCTAG
- the fadD5 gene encoding fatty-acid--CoA ligase FadD5 encodes MTSCDYTWSTEPLTAEPSPIEQPYLARRQNWVNQLTRHAMMQPDKAALRFLGRTTTWRELDDRVSRLAGALSRRGVGFGDRVLILMLNRTEFVEAMLAANRLGAIAVPVNFRMTPPEIAYLVSDCEAHVVVTESVLAGVATAVRDLDATLQTVIVAGGATEDGVLGYDDLIAEDGELPAPVDIPNDSPALIMYTSGTTGRPKGAVLTHTNLTAQAMMHLFTIGADLNNDVGFVGVPLFHIAGVAGSVLSGVTLGVPTVLYPLGAFDPDGLLDVLESERVTGIFLVPAQWQAVCAAQRARPRNLKLRALSWGAAPASDTLLREMNEVFPDAQIFAAFGQTEMSPVTCMLLGDDAIRKLGSVGRVIPTVSARVVDDNMNDVPIGEVGEIVYRGPNLMVGYWNNPKATAEAFAGGWFHSGDLVRQDEDGYVWVVDRKKDMIISGGENIYCAEVENVLAAHPAIAEVAVIGRPHEKWGEVPVAVVALNSAAAVALSLEELDGFLNDRLARYKHPKALEVVDALPRNPSGKVLKTELRERFGHKSVVDGDESSSAATVSAG; translated from the coding sequence ATGACGAGTTGCGACTACACATGGAGTACAGAGCCGTTGACTGCCGAGCCGTCCCCGATAGAGCAGCCGTACCTGGCCCGCCGCCAGAACTGGGTCAACCAGTTGACTCGCCACGCGATGATGCAGCCCGACAAGGCAGCCCTCCGCTTCCTGGGCCGCACCACCACATGGCGTGAACTCGACGATCGCGTGAGCCGGCTGGCCGGGGCGCTGAGCCGTCGCGGCGTCGGCTTCGGTGATCGCGTCCTGATTCTGATGCTCAACCGCACCGAGTTCGTCGAGGCCATGCTCGCCGCGAACCGCCTCGGTGCCATCGCGGTTCCGGTGAACTTCCGGATGACGCCGCCCGAGATCGCGTACCTGGTCAGCGACTGCGAGGCGCACGTCGTGGTCACGGAGTCGGTGCTGGCGGGCGTCGCCACCGCGGTGCGCGATCTCGACGCGACGCTGCAGACCGTCATCGTGGCCGGCGGCGCCACCGAGGACGGTGTGCTCGGCTACGACGATCTGATCGCCGAGGACGGCGAGCTGCCCGCACCGGTCGACATCCCCAACGACTCACCGGCGCTCATCATGTACACGTCGGGCACCACCGGTCGGCCCAAGGGCGCGGTGCTCACCCACACCAACCTCACCGCCCAGGCGATGATGCACCTGTTCACCATCGGTGCCGACCTCAACAATGACGTCGGATTCGTCGGTGTGCCGCTGTTCCACATCGCCGGCGTCGCGGGCAGCGTGCTCAGCGGCGTGACGCTGGGCGTGCCCACGGTGCTCTATCCGCTCGGCGCGTTCGATCCGGACGGCCTCCTGGACGTCCTTGAATCCGAACGGGTCACGGGTATCTTCCTGGTGCCTGCCCAGTGGCAGGCGGTGTGCGCCGCACAGCGCGCGCGGCCACGCAACCTGAAGCTGCGTGCGTTGTCGTGGGGTGCGGCCCCGGCGTCGGACACGCTGCTGCGCGAGATGAACGAGGTGTTCCCCGACGCGCAGATCTTCGCGGCGTTCGGTCAGACCGAGATGTCGCCGGTCACCTGCATGTTGTTGGGCGACGACGCGATCCGCAAGCTGGGTTCGGTGGGCCGCGTCATCCCGACCGTGTCGGCCCGCGTGGTCGACGACAACATGAACGACGTCCCGATCGGCGAGGTCGGCGAGATCGTCTACCGCGGACCGAATCTGATGGTCGGCTACTGGAACAACCCCAAGGCCACCGCCGAGGCGTTCGCCGGCGGTTGGTTCCACTCGGGTGATCTGGTCCGCCAGGACGAGGACGGCTACGTCTGGGTGGTCGACCGCAAGAAGGACATGATCATCTCGGGTGGAGAGAACATCTACTGCGCCGAGGTGGAGAACGTGCTGGCGGCCCATCCGGCGATCGCGGAGGTCGCGGTGATCGGCAGGCCGCACGAGAAGTGGGGCGAGGTGCCGGTGGCCGTCGTCGCGCTCAACTCCGCGGCCGCCGTGGCGCTGAGCCTCGAAGAGCTCGATGGCTTCCTCAATGACCGCCTCGCCCGCTACAAGCACCCCAAGGCCCTCGAGGTCGTCGACGCGTTGCCGCGTAACCCCTCGGGCAAGGTGCTCAAGACCGAGCTTCGCGAACGCTTCGGTCACAAGAGCGTGGTTGACGGTGACGAAAGTAGCTCTGCAGCAACGGTTTCTGCAGGTTGA
- a CDS encoding MlaE family ABC transporter permease, with protein MTASTDGLVDYVRGQLEKPLAMVGGFFKMSVMTGKALFTRPFQWKEFVLQSWFLIRVAFLPTLAVSIPLTVLIIFTLNILLAEFGAADVSGAGAALGAVTQLGPLVTVLVVAGAGSTAICADLGARTVREEIDALEVLGIDPIERLVVPRVVASTFVAFMLNGAVITIGLVGGFFFGVYIQNVSAGAYVSTLTLLTGFPEVMISVVKATLFGLIAGLVGCYRGLTVAGGSKGVGTAVNETLVLCVVALFAVNVVLTTIGVRFGTGR; from the coding sequence GTGACGGCGTCGACCGATGGCCTCGTCGATTACGTGCGTGGTCAGTTGGAGAAGCCGCTGGCGATGGTCGGCGGCTTCTTCAAGATGTCGGTGATGACCGGTAAGGCGCTGTTCACCCGGCCTTTCCAGTGGAAAGAGTTCGTCCTCCAGAGCTGGTTTTTGATTCGCGTGGCGTTCTTGCCGACGCTTGCGGTGTCGATCCCGCTGACGGTGCTCATCATCTTCACGCTCAACATCCTGTTGGCGGAGTTCGGTGCGGCCGACGTGTCCGGGGCCGGTGCCGCGCTGGGCGCCGTGACCCAGCTGGGTCCGCTGGTGACCGTGTTGGTCGTCGCGGGTGCGGGGTCCACCGCCATCTGCGCCGATCTCGGCGCCCGCACCGTGCGTGAGGAGATCGACGCGCTCGAGGTGCTCGGCATCGACCCCATCGAACGTCTTGTGGTGCCCCGCGTGGTCGCCTCGACATTCGTCGCCTTCATGCTCAACGGCGCGGTGATCACCATCGGCCTGGTCGGCGGGTTCTTTTTCGGCGTCTACATCCAGAACGTCTCGGCCGGCGCCTACGTGTCGACCCTGACGCTGCTGACGGGCTTTCCCGAGGTGATGATCTCGGTCGTCAAGGCGACCCTCTTCGGTCTGATCGCAGGTCTCGTCGGCTGCTACCGCGGTCTGACGGTCGCGGGCGGTTCCAAGGGTGTCGGCACCGCGGTGAACGAGACCCTCGTGCTCTGTGTGGTCGCGTTGTTCGCAGTCAACGTCGTGCTCACCACGATCGGTGTGCGGTTCGGAACAGGGCGCTGA